In the genome of Channa argus isolate prfri chromosome 8, Channa argus male v1.0, whole genome shotgun sequence, the window TCTGTTATATGGCTCATCACAGACAACAGCAAGGTTGTAACAGTACACATTTTGCTCTTCTAGAGATAAACCAACAATAACGTATTAAAAGTTTATTACATAAAATTTACAACACCAAAACTTGTTGATCTGTGCTACACAAGTGAAAAAACAATTTCTAGCACAGGTGCAGGATGAAAGACTCTCACAATTTAGCCTGgcacatgaatatttaaaaggAGCCTTCTAAAACTACTGTTGAGTAACGGAAGTGAGAGACAAGGTGGACAAGCCCAAAACTGAAACTGAGACAACTGTTCTGttaattttagtattttgcttgGTTTTGTTTAAGCAAACAAATTCACCTGATAGAGACACATTTTATAGCCAATGTTTAACTAATGTTCCCCCCAAACTTTTAACTGACACTGGTCTAAAATATAACCATGCTAACTAATCTCTCGAGAGTGCAGCTAGAATATGTTCCAATACAGACAAGTAACTCCACAAGAAGAAACAATGGGactttttcaaatatgtaaTAAATCCTTAATTTGTACAAATCAAGAGATTGGCTTGATGAAAAGATATGTCTATAAAATCCCAATCAATCTTGATGCCCTCACCTGATAACATTAATTGGTCAATCAAGTTTCAAGTCGCGTCTTTAAcctttaaatgtgttgttgttgtttaaatttaaaaatacaaaattaagctggtcaataaaaacacttttttcaaataaatatttaagtataTTGACAAATCAGACTTTTCATTGTTCctgaatttagaaaaaaagaaattggttTTCAGGAATTTGGTTTAGTGTACAACTAAACTTGGATTTCTTCCCATTGTTCCCTCCTAATGTTTAACAAGGCTGTGAGACCTGCAATGAAACTGCAGCTCAACTAACTAGTTATAGAAACTGCAGACCGAGTACATTACATTGTAATGTTTTGCACATACCAGAGCAACTACAAGAATCCAATGATCATTATGATTACATTGGGAAATTTTATTGAAATCTGGATTTGAGATCGTTTTCATCATCCAACCCTACAGCATAGTACTCAGCTCAGATACCCTCTCTTCACCCAATGCTTGATGGTGGCTCCTCTGAGTATTCCCCATTACTTATGTTAGAAAATGATTCATGTAGCTGGGAGACAATAAGTACAACAGAAAAGCGAGCCTAGTGTGCTCATCAGTCTTCATGGCAAGTGGGCATGAACAATACCGTGCTGAGGACTGCCAGTCCAGCTCTGTCTCCTAACATTAAGTCTAGACCTGCCAGACTGCAGAGCTAAAACCCTGGTCTACTACAACACAGAATGATGAAATCGCAATTACTAAGCCTTTAGTCTCTAAGCCAACAGTTAAGAAAGGGAATGTTTTATTGCTACATTTTAAGTTAGGGATTTACAAGGAATACTGCACCTACTGGCATCTGATTAGACccagaaacaaataataatattcatagCTATAGTTGGCAACCAATCTCATAAGAAAAAACTAATCTGAGTTaggcttttactttttttttttatttctatgtaaTCAAGTGTTATATCACTTATATAAAGCAAAATCTAACAACTGTAATTAAGTACCTAAAATCTAGAGTGACATCCACATTTTGAAAATGCCGACAGAAACAAGACACGTATTATCTGGTAAAATGTCAGGATATAACAACAAGACAAGCAGATGACTGCAGTTATTTGGGATGTATGTTAATTATCATCCTTGCTCTGACAGATGACCTTCTGGCTTTGTTGGCTTAAGAAAAATATTCGACTCCATTCTTTGCAAGTTAATCAATAGTTTATTCGATTTGAGTTTACCTTAGATACAAGACACAGGTGACTAAAGTAACCTTCCAGTAACAAACTAGTACACAGATATCCTACAATGTCTTCACTGAATGTATGAATGTCTAATTTACTCTAATTTTTCTCCATAAGATCTAATCTAAAGCATCACTTAAACTGCAAGATGAAACAAAAGGCACATACAGAGTGACAGACATCCCCTACTTATAAATTAACACCAAAAATGTCATTCAGACTACAAAAAGTTTGTACCATGGATGACTGAGTGGTGTATTGCACATCACTTTTTGACACACTCCTCTGACACATTCCTCCAACCATGACACAACTTTAAGTCCTGTTAAAATAgctgacacattttaattattcttttgCTGTTAGATCTGGAAAAATTCACAAGGCCACAAGGCCTAGGCATCCCTGTCCTTACACTGCTGCaacaaccccccacccccgaaaaaaaagaaaaaagtttaaacagaGCTTTCTCTGTTACGCTGTCATCAAGTTTCCATGCCCAATACAGGTGATAGTGCAAATCTACTGCAGAGAAATACAAGCAGCTCTAAAAGTGACAACAGGCTGCTTGCGACTGATGAACATAGGCAAGACAAGGATGTTGTACTTTTGTAACAACTGCCCCCAAACGGCAACTTTTACGATGTGGTCTGAACACATAGCTCCTTCAGCGAGAGGCACCTTTAGCTATAGTTCACATTCCAGTGTTCACAATGCCCACAAGcaatttatacaaaataaaggAGCACACAgttaagaaatatttaaaacaactattaattcacaaaaaacaactaatgggtaaatttacatttatttgatataCTACATTTGCATGCTAACTCATTGTGACCTTTCTTTTGAGAACTTTAATAACCAAAATATGAAACTACTGAATAGCAATTTATACACAAGATTGCTCAAGAGCTGTTAAAAAACCACAGCATATCAATGTATGCCTATATTTAtgaatttgtgtcttttttccaaTTTGTACATTGCAACTACTATTTGAAATTCAATAAAAGTTTATTGTATGTGAAAACCTACCAATAAACCCATTTCTGACCTGACAGCAGAAGACAAGTGAATGTCAGCATGAGATACCATGTCATCATATAGGTGCTTTAGGAGAGCAAACGGGTTAGACAAGCAAAACTGTTGTTTGCTCTGGGTTTGTGTGAAAACATAGAGCACAAATATTAATACACCTCTTGGCTTATAGCAAGCAGTCACAAAAACACTCCAGAGTACTAAACATATTTACAGATGTAAACAGTGTCAAATTTGCTttattacattaacattaattaacAATATAAGTCATTCATTTTACATGCAATATTCCATTACCCTGTGAATGATTAGAAAGTATCTGCAGTCTAGTCAAATATAAAATCCCCTTTGGTCATTTGGCTGCAGAGTTATCTCATGAGTGGTAACCATGTGGCATTATAATAATCATCAAATGGCTATGAAACAAATAAGCCTATGACATAGGGACAGAATGAGATAATGATGAAAAGTACAGCTATTTCTCTTGCATGCTCCCGTAGGAATGCACTTGTCACAACTGAAATGGTTATACTGCAGCTCGTGTAATATACGTCTATGGTAAGTTATCATAACTGAATATCAGCCTGGCTAAAAAGAGCACCCTTTCACAAACTGTCCAGCACACATTCTACACTGATGCTGATGTCAACAGCCTGAGCCAGCATAGCATACACACTGTAAGATCCCTGTTGCTGACAACGGGAGTAAAGGGGCAGCATGACGCACACAAATCCATTCAGCTGTGCTTCTCCCagcactgaaacacagagaCCCCTAGACAAGCAGTTAGAACAATCTCACAGTAAAATACAGAGGGCAAGACTTCACATAACAAATACCAACCTAATAGAATATTTATTTGGAAATCACAATGTTAGCACTGAATTTTAAGGCAGAGCAGGGTTATTAAAACAGCAGGTGAAATACAGCAACACACTAATGACCCATTGTCTTTTACAACTTGTGTTTGTACAGGGCACCTTTCTGTGCCTAAAACCACTGCTGTCTTGGAAGCCTTTGATTACTGCAAGTATTGCATACCCCATTTCTCTTTTCCCACTGGGATGTGTGAGAGTTGGCACGGAAGAGCGAGTAGCCAACAGCAGCAAGCTAAAAAGGGTCTGAATTAGTAATGAAGCCTATGCGTGTGGTTGCATGGTCATTAGTCTGTTTgtagaaaagtgaaaaagtgcACCAGTGTTTAAAGCACTCAAACATGTGAGGTGCAATCCAATCTAACTTTTACCAAAACTTGATGGCTGCCTCATTCAtctatttaatttataattaactAGTCCTTTGCAGTCTTCTTGAATTTAAATGACTAACTATGAATATCTTAATTGCTCAGTCAGTTTTGATGTTTTACTGGCGCAtcctgttcttttttctctttgtttgcaATCAAGACAAAATGTTATGCTAAATTTAATTGAGGACTACCTGAACCTCAATGGTGTGAAATATTAACCTATTGGGAATTTGATTCCTcagaaaataaaagctacaTGGGTAACAGATACTAAGTGGATTTAAATAGTCAACATTATTCAACAACCAGTGAGTTTTGGTGTTTCTCTTTACAGCCTGACCAAATATTTATACTTATTTTATAATTGGTTTTATCAATTTGCGACTACTATGGACAGTTGAATTATTGATAATAATTTTGCATAATGTTTTGGTTATAATTGATACAGTATGAGCACTATTTATTTCCTGTTCTATGAAAAGGCAGGGATggggaaataaaaacaccacTGGTTATAGAAAATGATCAGTGACCTCAAgagttaatacatttaattactCCCTATGTTGCTTAGACAAAACCACTGTTGGTTGTGTGCTGgtaacacaaacactgagtaGCATCAGTGGTATAATTTTCTATGAATATTACAAAAAAGTGACTCCTCTTCTGAAGTTTGAGCATAATTTTACCTGGAAAAGCTCAATGGTTGGAGCTATACTTTCTAcaattaaaaatcttttcaatttttacaattattatatGGAGATTCTTGTGAAAAGCAGGCTGAAGGTTATTTATTTAGTCTTCCaaggaaaaaagtattttcttctAGATAATAGCTGTCACACATTTGATAACAGTTAGCAGATTCATACTGGATAGCTGGCTGCTCCTGAGTTACCAATCTGGATAAAGGTAGCATGTTAGCAGGCCATTTAATCCTATTTAACAAACCCTGTCTATTGTTACCTGCCCCGTGCATCTGGgattaaatttatttatgaGTAGTTACCTCAATATATGTCACATCACTGTCCATATACACCGGTAATTTTTAACACGGCAACTTATTCATTCTGTAGagtgtaataaaatatatctgTTACATATGTAGTAAAactgaatgtaattttttaacaccccttcacttttaaacaaacttaaaactaTAGGTCTTTAGTGCTTTTCAAGGGTTCTTATGTTGCTTCTGATGTCTAGCTACCAACAATTTTTATTGGTTTGAATAATTTATAAGTGGACTATGCtaacatttttccacattttctagTTCTTGCTAATTGCTAGTTCATGTTATTAGAAATCGACGCATGCTGTGTGTTTAGAGTTGCTATATCTGAAGACGTCACGAGATGTTTGTGGCTACTGACATGACTTTGATGCATTTTTCGAGCTTGATAAttccattattaaaaaaaaactaacgaAATAATGGTAGCATACATGGAGAGAAGATTACAATTGTGGGAGCAGTTTGACATAGTCACTTTCAGAGTTTCTTgtttgaaattaacattatgaGACACCAGGCATGAAACGTTTGCCATCCAAGCAACACAGCAGTGGTTAGATTAGCTAGCTGCACTGCTACTCCATAGCTTAAGGACAAATCCCtcaaaaacaattcaaagatCAAACTTTATCACccattacaaaaataaacaacacaacCATCCAAGCCTCTTCTGAGTTATAGTCCAACTAAACGTAATGTCACAATGTTACAGTGAGGATAGCTGATAACGTTAGCTCTGTAGCAGAAATGGTTCATGACACTCAACACTGTTGAGACCTGTATAATACATTGAGCAAAGCGACATGACAGATAACAATAACATAAAACGTGCTTCACATACTGTCATTAGTGTACATGTCGTACATGTCATTAATATGGTGAATGTATATATCGGGATAAGCTTACCAGCACAGGAGAGCTACAATGAGGCACACCAACAAAACGCGCAGCCTCTTCATTATCTTCCCGCGGGGACCAACATCCTCGCTCTTTTGGGTCTTTCTAATCTCTCACGGCTACGCAAAAACACCGAAGACAAGATTTTCTGTTGGCTGACGTCCTGCGTTAATTATAAATTAACATATGACTGTCATCTGTAGGTTAATCCTACACTCGTGTCGTGGTGATTTTCATTGTACAGACCAGTTGTACGCCTCTTTTTCGGCGTTAGCAGCTACTGCTGTGGAAGCTTAGCAGGCTCTCGGTAAATTCGACCTCTGCCCACGTTCCACCAATCAAATAAAACTCGGGAACATGACGGCCAATCACAATAGAAGTAGCAAGTAGTGTTGGCGATTAGCCCCGCCCCCATAGGATGAGCTGGAGACTGTGGAGCAGGACGCGTCACCTTTTGATAAGAAAGTCATTAAAGCAATGCAATAGTTACAGCAGTTGCACAACGGTTTGATGTCGGACGTTTAAGCTGAGATGATGATCGTTGATACATAATTTTTATAGAGGCAGTTGGGGTCACTACACACAGCGCTATCAATGCATATACTAATACACCTATTTAACAGAGATCATGtctgaaaatgttattattatatcGTTCAGCAAAGATTTTGCCATTTTTATAGCTTTCACGTAATTTTGTAGACACTTTATTCCAGTGGTTACTCAAATTCACAtacaattacagaaaataatGCTCGCCACAAGTTCATATATTGTTaattatgttttcctttttaaacttaGTTAAGGTGTTTGTATTGATCAATTGCTCTTTTTTTACTAAGAgaaataacttttaaatgtaCGTTATGGATTTCCCTATGTATTTACCACATGGAGTGAAGAAACTACATATCCCAGAAAGTAGATCTAAAAGGGCACTCAAGGCGCCTGTGCTTATAATTAGTTATTTGTTTGTAACTGATAATTAGTTATAATTACAAAACTCCTCAATTAGCATAATGTAAAATACAACAGCACATTTATATGccatttttttcagtgaataATTTAAATGAGTTTCTGTTTCAAACTGGCGGGGTCCTGAATAATTGTCAGTGCCGTGAGAACTAGAAGATTTTAACTGAAGAGAAGTTTGGGCGAGTGTCGTGGATGTTAGCTGCTTCTTTGCTCACTCAGTCGCAAACTGGCGGGGCTCTGTGCCACTCTTTCGGCTCTTTTGGGCTTTTAAACAAGTTGATCTGACCATGGCGTTAGTCCGGATATATTTGTATGTGCTGTACGTGATTTTTGCTCATGTCCCGCAGAGATTTGTGGCGCTGGCTTCTTTCTCGCAGTCTCTGGACAGCGACTTCACATTCACCCTACCAGCCGGTCGAAAGGAGTGTTTCTACCAGACCATGAAAACAGATGCCTCACTGGAAATTGAATATCAGGTCATAAAGACTGCTGACTAAGATAAACTTGTATAAAGATGTAATGATAGTTTAGAAGACCTAAACCTAGCTACTTCAAACCAATGGTAACCCAGACATTTGCATAAGCCCACACTTGTTAGACCTGTTGATCAGATGCTTTAACTATATTGACTACTTTTTACAAGAAGGCATTTCTTCATAATAATGTTGTTAAGAACTACACTGGTATATTATATTACTAGgtaaaattgattaaattgttattgAAATTGTTGTTGAAATTGTTATTGTACAAGAGAACAAGCAGGTTGTTTGGGTCACATATCAGTTTGGATATTGTTGGAAACCTGTTATGCCGGTCAGTTTTTCAGGATACATTACTGGATGAATCTGAATGACTTGGACTTTCTTGTGTGTCTAGAACTGAGGCAGTGTCAGGGAGTTGCCATTTATTTTCCTTGTGGGAAACATCCCAAGCATGTCATAGCCTATCTGTTGTAGTGTCTACCATGGAGGACATGGTATCCAAGATTATAACCTCCATTGGAGCTTGAGGGAGACCTTGAGGGGGAAAACTAGAATTTCTCACTGATAATGTAAGAAATAATTCATTCATGCTCCGGAGAATTTGTCAGCCCACACAAACTTCAAGTATATCTGTCACTTTTATGATATTTCTTTCCTCTATCTCTTGTTTCCTCCATTGTCCACAGGTATTAGATGGTGCAGGTCTCGATGTAGATTTCTACATCTCCTCTCCATCTGGgcaagtgctgttcagtgactACCGCAAGTCGGATGGAGTGCACACGTAAATACCATAAATCATCTCAATGAGAGATATTAGTGACACAGACACAAGCTCACTCTTACCTGTGCTTTCCTACAGGGTCGAAACTGAGGATGGGGACTACATGTTCTGCTTTGACAACACATTCAGTACTGTCTCTGAGAAGCTGATCTTCTTCGAGTTGATCCTCGACAACATGGATACAGATGAAGATCCTGATGATTGGAAGGAGTATGTACATGGAACAGACATGCTGGACATGAAGTTGGAAGATATCATGGTGAGCCAGCCTAAGCTAGAACTCATATCATGCTATTGAGGAAAGATTACATTTGACACAACACATCCCAGAACAGTTTTAATGGGTTGAAATTTGTGGCAACTTCTATGTAATAGAGAAAagttaaaacagaaatgctaTCGTCGGCTTTCTAATCCTTATTTTAGACTTTGTGACACCTACAGTTACGGGATAACACTCCGGGCAAACAGTGATCCAGCAAATGAACTGCCAACAAAATTGCATGCAATCTGCAACATACAGCAAAGTTATGAAGAGAGTGTCACAAGAATAGATGTCATGAACTTTCACCTATTGCAGGAGTTCCACAATTGTTTCAACTTGCACCACAGTAGTCTGTACCACCCCTTCACCATAAACAGCCTTAATTTGTGTTAGAAGTCACATAAGAATAACTCAGTCAGAGGCAGGAAATGTTTGTTCCAGATGTGGAGGAAGTTGTTTCCTCATAGAGGAATGAACATTACCAATTGAGCAGCTTGATTCTAAAGTATCACTAGAGAACACTGATTCTCCTGTGATCTTGATCACTTAACTACATAATTAATGCTTCTGGTCAGTTTAGTGTCAGATACATAAAAGTTCTTGCATTCAAATCTAGTTAGCCTtggctgtgtgtctctctccgCTCTTTCAGGACACCATCAACAGTGTGAAGGCTCGACTGGGCAAAAGTGTGCAGATCCAGACGGTGCTGCGGGCATTTGAGGCTCGTGATCGAAACCTCCAGGAGAGTAACTTTGACAGGGTGAACTTTTGGTCAGTGGTCAATCTCGTTGTTATGGTGTTTGTATCAGCAGTTCAGGTCTACCTAGTCCGCTCACTGTTtgaagataaaaagaaaattcgTACATAGCATTCTCTCATACAGTACTTGCCAACAAATAcctttggggattttttttcctggctCGTGACTCTTaacacaaagtgttttctttacaaTACCATATGACCACACACATATGGACCTTTTGACAGACATTCTCAATTACAAATATGCCACAAGTGTTATTCTGGTCTTCGGTCCTCAGGACTTTGGAGGCCATCGGGAGTCTGTGGTTTAGAAGAGGAACTAATACTGTAATTGTCTGCCCACTGTACTTTGTATCCTCAGTATCTTtgcttcaggaaaaaaaatatctttgtctcactttaaagtttgtatattgttttataGTCCTCCCTATCTGCTGTAAATCTTCAAAGAAAGTGGTAAAACACCGATGTTAACAACATGACtatttttctaaacaaaacCTTACAAGTTACAAGGCTAGTGGCtaattgagggaaaaaaaatctattgggttttttttttttttttttaattaagctaaactaaatgaagaaaatggtATGGTGTCTGaagtattacatttatttctgccAAACAGGAGTGTAGAGTGCAACCAGTCTGTCAGTATGTCTTCCCATATATAGCTTTCAAAAATGTACCTTTTTATATTACTACAATGCCTCTGTTGTTTTCTATTAAGGTGCAAGCCTTTTGTCAGTCTTTGATGCCTTCAGATATTTCTCCCATTCCATTCTTATTTATgtcatgaagaaaaaaatttatCACACTTTTCCCTATATGCTAGTACTGATAGGTCAGGCCTTTAGGTAGGGCCACTTTAATTATGCTGCTCTTTAGCACCTAACGGAAAGTCAAGCAGGAGCCCTTCTCTTCTCTGCCGAGAACACGTGACCTAAATGGCAGTTTGCTCCACTACTTCACTACTGTGAAGCCTCAATGACTGCTGGTAGGTGTCTGCTTACAGCCAACTACTGTGTGAAGATGTTGAGCCTGACTTTCTCTCCAGTGACAGATGTCTATTTCTGTCTTACTGATACCTAGAAGGCTATTACCACTTATTACATGGGTGCCACGCTCAGTATAATATGACCAAGCCATGCACTGCCTGGGCCACATCAgcattcattttattctgtgtatTTAGATTGATACgcaaattttttttaaccaacacTACAAAACATCATCTGATCATTGCACTGCAACAGAACAACATTATgaatggggggtggggtgggctAAATTCTTTATGTCAACTTGTTATAATTGGTCACTAATGTGTATTCTGATTATTGGGGCCCATCAGAATCGATTCtgctatttgtatttgtatgtatgaaGAAGCTTTGTTAAAGAGGTTATTATCTTATTAATACACTGTTGACTATACTATGCTGCTTGCAGGAtttcctttatttgtatttatggaACTCCACATGTGAAACCTGGTTGCTCACAAACTTTGACAGGAGGCTTCGCATTCATTTCTCCTGAATTTGTCCTGTGCTGGAAGATAAATGTCATACGGTGGGTTAATGACTTCATAATTTAACCGCCTTTTGTTGAAATTTCTGTAAAACTAAGCTTTGATTAGTCTAAtggttttaaattgaaatatgtCAGCATTACAGTAGCTTCTTACATCACATTTGAGTTTTGTAGATGCCTGACGTAATACATGATGTGgtcatcctcttcctcacttTCACAGCTTATTAACATCCTTTACTCCTCTGCCTCACTAATCTCATTGTGGTATccagtatttaaattaaatactgaaTGATGAGATTCTGTTAAAATTTTAAGTGCTTCAAATAAAAgactacaaacatttttaaagtactttgttactgaGTGGAtgaatgtttaactttttaacacGAAAAGCACACTGTGTTTGAAAAAGTGTTTTACTATAAGTTGACAATGCGATTCCATATATTTATTATCTTGTAGTTGTGACTGTGTATAAATTAAACaatcatacatttttatgac includes:
- the tmed5 gene encoding transmembrane emp24 domain-containing protein 5 codes for the protein MALVRIYLYVLYVIFAHVPQRFVALASFSQSLDSDFTFTLPAGRKECFYQTMKTDASLEIEYQVLDGAGLDVDFYISSPSGQVLFSDYRKSDGVHTVETEDGDYMFCFDNTFSTVSEKLIFFELILDNMDTDEDPDDWKEYVHGTDMLDMKLEDIMDTINSVKARLGKSVQIQTVLRAFEARDRNLQESNFDRVNFWSVVNLVVMVFVSAVQVYLVRSLFEDKKKIRT